In the Hippoglossus stenolepis isolate QCI-W04-F060 chromosome 14, HSTE1.2, whole genome shotgun sequence genome, one interval contains:
- the LOC118121537 gene encoding uncharacterized protein LOC118121537, whose amino-acid sequence MAESVEDTLPDEEREFQKTVALIGGKERIYLVSDVRESKEEDVEDAGILQEFLRDMFHISSHVKSNGQPHSSSPDNPEDTASENHIHSKTEAATCNNEIPLTERPRDLDAGACPVVQTSSGDSNSNARSAQKTATRRANISSVKRAIDCPIIIFIFRQTFVSTVSSELCVKEILKDVRARTKRARIARPALVGLIHARQESAETRRCAQLLESLIRSVFHKHPPETIWSDCFIPNREANTLSIKRNTCRVVHSSQTADNTRNRGNPLLWPFQCLFWHRRRGGGGQTNNSTNSRQRGDSLEEGIPLQKNNFVTVGPHEDGEPPGGDS is encoded by the exons ATGGCAGAGTCGGTGGAGGACACGCTGCCCGACGAGGAGAGGGAGTTCCAGAAGACCGTGGCTCTGATCGGAGGAAAGGAGCGGATTTATTTGGTCAGTGATGTCCGTGAAAGTAAAGAGGAGGACGTGGAGGACGCCGGGATCCTGCAGGAGTTCCTACGTGACATGTTTCACATCAGCAGCCATGTGAAAAGCAACGGGCagccccactcctcctccccagaCAACCCAGAAGACACTGCGAGCGAGAACCACATCCACAGCAAGACAGAGGCGGCTACGTGTAATAATGAAATCCCTCTGACAGAGAGGCCCAGGGATTTGGATGCAGGAGCTTGTCCGGTGGTACAGACGAGCTCCGGCGACAGCAACAGCAACGCGCGGTCCGCTCAAAAGACAGCGACGCGCAGGGCCAACATTTCCAGCGTGAAGCGAGCGATAGACTGCcccatcatcatcttcatcttcagaCAGACGTTTGTCAGCACAGTCTCCAGCGAGCTGTGCGTAAAGGAGATCCTGAAGGACGTCAGGGCGCGCACCAAGCGTGCCAGGATCGCGCGGCCGGCTCTCGTTGGATTAATCCACGCCAGACAGGAGAGCGCCGAGACCCGCCGGTGCGCGCAGCTCCTGGAGAGTCTGATCCGCTCAGTGTTCCACAAACATCCTCCGGAGACGATATGGAGCGACTGTTTCATCCCGAACCGAGAGGCCAACACGCTCAGCATCAAGAGAAACACCTGCAGAGTGGTACACTCGTCCCAAACAGCAG ATAATACCAGGAATAGAGGGAACCCGCTTCTCTGGCCATTCCAATGTTTGTTCTGGCATCGGAGAAGAGGAGGCGGCGGTCAGACCAACAACTCTACGAACAGCAGGCAAAGAG gtgaCAGTCTAGAGGAAGGCATCCCtctgcaaaaaaacaatttcGTGACGGTTGGGCCTCATGAGGACGGAGAACCACCTGGAGGTGACAGCTGA